One Falco peregrinus isolate bFalPer1 chromosome 6, bFalPer1.pri, whole genome shotgun sequence DNA segment encodes these proteins:
- the NME6 gene encoding nucleoside diphosphate kinase 6 isoform X1 — MAVVGRSGRPLQLTLALLKPDAVAHPLVLEAVHETILSNQFLIVRAKQLRCGREESRRFYREHAARRGGHGGAGAAGREPAGPRDSGRLSPAGRFFYQRLVEFMASGPMWAYILAHENAVPLWRSLMGPTKVFRARNSVPDSIRGAYGLTDTRNTTHGSDSPASASREIAFFFPEFNEQLWYQQEEPRLRCGQVYYNAEKRVHCVFRDEETELT, encoded by the exons ATGGCGGTGGTGGGGCGCAGCGGGCGGCCCCTGCAGCTGACGCTGGCGCTGCTGAAGCCGGACGCCGTGGCGCACCCGCTGGTGCTGGAG GCCGTGCACGAAACCATCCTCAGCAACCAGTTCCTGATCGTGCGCGCCAAGCAGCTGCGCTGCGGCCGGGAGGAGAGCCGCCGCTTCTACCGGGAGCACGCGG CACGGCGGGGCGGGCacggcggggcgggcgctgcGGGCCGGGAGCCGGCAGGGCCCCGTGACTCGGGCCGCCTTTCTCCTGCAGGACGGTTCTTCTACCAGCGGCTGGTGGAGTTCATGGCCAG TGGCCCCATGTGGGCTTATATCTTGGCCCATGAGAATGCTGTCCCCCTCTGGAGATCCCTGATGGGACCCACCAAAGTATTCCGAGCCCGAAACAGTGTCCCAGACTCCATCCGAGGAGCTTATGGCCTCACCGACACCAGGAATACCACTCATGGCTCAG ATTCACCAGCATCAGCCAGCAGAgaaattgcctttttcttcccagaattCAATGAACAGCTCTGGTACCAGCAGGAAGAGCCACGTCTGCGCTGTGGGCAGGTGTATTACAATGCTGAGAAGCGTGTCCACTGTGTGTTCAGGGATGAAGAAACAGAGTTGACCTGA
- the NME6 gene encoding nucleoside diphosphate kinase 6 isoform X2 has protein sequence MAVVGRSGRPLQLTLALLKPDAVAHPLVLEAVHETILSNQFLIVRAKQLRCGREESRRFYREHAGRFFYQRLVEFMASGPMWAYILAHENAVPLWRSLMGPTKVFRARNSVPDSIRGAYGLTDTRNTTHGSDSPASASREIAFFFPEFNEQLWYQQEEPRLRCGQVYYNAEKRVHCVFRDEETELT, from the exons ATGGCGGTGGTGGGGCGCAGCGGGCGGCCCCTGCAGCTGACGCTGGCGCTGCTGAAGCCGGACGCCGTGGCGCACCCGCTGGTGCTGGAG GCCGTGCACGAAACCATCCTCAGCAACCAGTTCCTGATCGTGCGCGCCAAGCAGCTGCGCTGCGGCCGGGAGGAGAGCCGCCGCTTCTACCGGGAGCACGCGG GACGGTTCTTCTACCAGCGGCTGGTGGAGTTCATGGCCAG TGGCCCCATGTGGGCTTATATCTTGGCCCATGAGAATGCTGTCCCCCTCTGGAGATCCCTGATGGGACCCACCAAAGTATTCCGAGCCCGAAACAGTGTCCCAGACTCCATCCGAGGAGCTTATGGCCTCACCGACACCAGGAATACCACTCATGGCTCAG ATTCACCAGCATCAGCCAGCAGAgaaattgcctttttcttcccagaattCAATGAACAGCTCTGGTACCAGCAGGAAGAGCCACGTCTGCGCTGTGGGCAGGTGTATTACAATGCTGAGAAGCGTGTCCACTGTGTGTTCAGGGATGAAGAAACAGAGTTGACCTGA